A single window of Undibacterium sp. 5I1 DNA harbors:
- the purB gene encoding adenylosuccinate lyase has product MSLSTLSALSPLDGRYASKVNALRATLSESGFMHHRVKVEVSWLQALSQAGFAEIKPFSTAANALLEKIVSEFSEEDAARIKAIEAITNHDVKAVEYWLKESVGLPLPDSYGHLPVRALAIDTAITQELKAAAEFIHFACTSEDINNTSHGMMLKSARDGVMLPALQNLITRLTELALTNADVPMLSRTHGQSASPTTLGKEMANVVARLQRAAQRIAQVEILGKMNGAVGNYNAHLSAYPKHDWESFSKNVIEQRLGLVYNPYTIQIEPHDYMAEMFDAFARANTILLDLNRDIWGYISVGYFKQKTKAGEIGSSTMPHKVNPIDFENSEGNLGLANALLKHLSEKLPVSRWQRDLTDSTVLRNIGVALGYTLLAYDSCLRGLNKLETNHERLASDLDATWEVLAEPVQTVMRRYGVENPYEQLKELTRGKGISKEALRAFVAGLAIPQEAKDLLLEMTPANYIGIAAKLAKAI; this is encoded by the coding sequence TTTGTCGCAAGCAGGCTTCGCTGAAATCAAACCATTTTCGACCGCGGCTAATGCTTTATTGGAAAAAATCGTCAGCGAATTCTCTGAAGAAGATGCAGCGCGCATCAAAGCGATTGAAGCAATTACCAATCATGACGTTAAAGCAGTGGAATACTGGCTGAAAGAGTCGGTAGGATTACCATTACCAGATAGCTACGGCCATCTGCCAGTACGCGCGCTGGCCATTGATACGGCAATCACACAAGAATTAAAAGCGGCAGCAGAATTTATCCATTTTGCCTGTACCTCAGAGGATATCAACAACACCTCGCACGGCATGATGCTCAAGAGTGCGCGTGACGGCGTCATGCTACCTGCCTTACAAAATCTGATCACACGATTAACAGAGTTAGCACTCACCAACGCCGACGTGCCGATGTTATCCCGCACCCACGGCCAATCTGCCAGCCCGACCACATTAGGCAAGGAAATGGCAAACGTCGTAGCTCGCTTGCAACGCGCTGCGCAACGTATCGCCCAGGTAGAAATCCTTGGCAAAATGAATGGCGCGGTCGGCAACTACAACGCACATTTATCAGCCTACCCCAAGCATGACTGGGAAAGTTTTTCAAAAAACGTAATTGAGCAACGCCTAGGTCTGGTCTATAACCCTTACACCATTCAGATCGAACCGCATGACTATATGGCAGAAATGTTTGATGCCTTTGCACGTGCAAATACGATTTTGCTGGATTTAAATCGTGATATCTGGGGCTACATTTCAGTTGGCTATTTCAAGCAAAAAACTAAGGCGGGCGAAATTGGCTCATCCACCATGCCGCACAAAGTCAATCCGATTGATTTTGAAAATTCCGAGGGTAACTTGGGGTTAGCGAATGCACTACTCAAACATTTGTCTGAAAAACTCCCAGTCTCGCGCTGGCAGCGTGACTTGACGGATTCCACCGTCCTGCGCAACATCGGCGTGGCGCTTGGTTACACCTTACTCGCTTACGATAGCTGCCTGCGTGGCTTAAACAAGCTAGAAACCAATCACGAGCGTTTAGCCAGCGATCTGGATGCAACATGGGAAGTTTTGGCAGAGCCAGTGCAAACGGTGATGCGTCGTTATGGCGTAGAAAATCCTTACGAGCAATTGAAGGAATTGACACGCGGCAAAGGGATTTCTAAAGAGGCTTTGCGAGCGTTTGTCGCCGGTCTGGCAATTCCACAAGAAGCCAAAGATTTGCTGTTAGAAATGACACCAGCAAATTACATCGGTATTGCTGCGAAATTGGCGAAAGCGATTTAG